One stretch of Legionella birminghamensis DNA includes these proteins:
- a CDS encoding IS3 family transposase (programmed frameshift): protein MKRSRFTEHQILNILKYVENGRLVKDVCREHGISDATYYNWKAKYGGMEASDIKRMKQLEEENAKLKRMFADLSLENRALKDVIGKKALKPAEKREMADYLVNEYGMSLRQSCAALSLSRTGYYYQPAVNKDETVIKELMEVTERYPRYGFRKVFVKLRQAGFTWNHKRVYRVYCELQLNIRRKGKRRLPTRNPEPLAVPATVNHTWSADFMSDALNCGRRFRTFNVVDDFNREALAIEVDLSLPARRVTRVLDSIAASRGYPAKLRLDNGPEFISLVLADWAEKHGVTLEFIQPGKPTQNSFIERFNRTYRNEILDFYLFRNLNEVREITGKWMKEYNEERPHESLGDLSPFDYRLIKNKSENSSFGWH, encoded by the exons ATGAAACGCAGCCGATTTACAGAGCATCAAATATTAAATATTTTAAAATATGTAGAGAATGGCCGTCTGGTAAAGGATGTCTGCCGTGAGCATGGAATATCCGATGCCACGTATTACAACTGGAAAGCTAAATATGGCGGGATGGAGGCCTCAGATATTAAACGAATGAAGCAACTTGAGGAAGAAAATGCAAAGCTGAAACGGATGTTCGCTGATTTGTCGCTGGAAAACCGTGCGTTGAAGGATGTGATAG GAAAAAAAGCTTTAAAGCCGGCAGAGAAAAGGGAAATGGCTGATTATCTGGTAAATGAATACGGCATGAGTCTTAGACAGAGCTGTGCCGCCTTAAGCCTGAGTCGCACAGGTTACTATTATCAGCCGGCAGTAAATAAGGATGAGACGGTGATTAAAGAGCTGATGGAAGTTACCGAACGCTATCCGCGTTATGGCTTCAGGAAAGTGTTTGTCAAACTGAGGCAGGCGGGGTTTACATGGAATCACAAAAGGGTTTACCGGGTTTACTGTGAATTGCAGTTGAATATCCGCCGTAAAGGAAAGCGGAGATTGCCTACACGCAACCCAGAGCCTCTTGCGGTTCCCGCTACAGTTAACCATACTTGGTCTGCTGATTTTATGAGCGACGCATTGAACTGTGGCAGACGATTCAGGACATTTAATGTGGTTGATGATTTCAACCGGGAAGCACTGGCCATTGAAGTGGATCTGAGCCTGCCTGCCCGACGGGTTACCCGGGTGCTTGACAGCATTGCTGCCAGTCGAGGATATCCGGCAAAACTGCGTCTTGATAATGGGCCTGAGTTTATCTCTCTGGTATTGGCTGACTGGGCTGAAAAACACGGAGTTACTCTTGAGTTTATTCAACCCGGAAAACCTACTCAAAATTCATTTATTGAACGGTTTAATCGAACTTATCGCAATGAAATACTGGATTTTTATTTGTTCAGAAATCTCAATGAAGTTCGGGAAATAACCGGGAAATGGATGAAAGAATATAACGAAGAAAGACCGCATGAATCACTGGGAGATCTGTCACCATTTGATTATAGATTGATTAAAAATAAGTCGGAAAACTCTAGTTTCGGTTGGCACTAA